One window of the Haloarcula halobia genome contains the following:
- a CDS encoding MEDS domain-containing protein: protein MQELNSLSRTTIPKVDDFRAALNETDLARHLAYFYENPTAQLTLAAEFIDYGLQSNYQCLYLADENNLKTVRRAFSVNGIDVAERRKDSDLCIDTASDVYLESGFAPDQMVARLQKACTASVEAGYEGLFVVGENTWCFHTEQSFDHIVSFESDFDEVCPTLPVHALCQYDLTRFSEESIAKALWTHKQVIYQNTICENPYYIPPSDYTETENPEQNAGLMLEQMYDLAQARQDIEQRDQRLSVLNRVLRHNISNDLTVITGTLESLAETADIKKPKQERIHSAIQHCEKIVEISEKARYIRQTIGRSRTEQIELGSVIDRAIDQLQIDYPDANITVSGPCDIDVFADENFDIAVNEILTVLARLQDADQATVSLTISTPRLDTATLTFHAPGVVIPEREQKAIQQEYETELEHGDDISIWLIKWIVENAHGSLSFPTKQPEDPQFELRIRRLTE, encoded by the coding sequence GTGCAAGAACTCAATTCACTCTCTCGGACTACTATTCCAAAAGTAGATGACTTCCGAGCGGCCCTCAACGAAACAGATCTAGCGCGGCATCTCGCGTACTTCTACGAAAACCCGACGGCACAACTCACTCTCGCCGCCGAATTTATTGACTACGGACTCCAGTCTAACTACCAGTGCCTCTATTTGGCCGATGAGAACAATCTCAAGACGGTCAGACGAGCGTTCAGCGTCAATGGGATTGACGTGGCTGAGCGGCGCAAAGATTCGGACTTGTGTATCGATACCGCTTCAGACGTGTACTTGGAGTCTGGGTTTGCTCCCGACCAAATGGTTGCGCGGCTACAAAAGGCCTGTACCGCCAGCGTCGAGGCTGGCTATGAAGGTCTGTTCGTAGTGGGTGAGAACACGTGGTGCTTCCACACTGAGCAGTCCTTCGATCATATCGTCAGCTTCGAATCGGACTTCGACGAGGTCTGCCCAACGCTCCCCGTTCACGCACTCTGTCAGTACGACCTAACGCGGTTCAGTGAGGAGTCGATCGCAAAAGCACTCTGGACCCACAAGCAGGTCATCTATCAAAACACTATCTGCGAGAACCCGTACTATATTCCACCGAGTGACTATACCGAAACGGAAAACCCGGAACAGAATGCGGGACTGATGCTTGAGCAGATGTATGACCTGGCACAGGCTAGACAAGATATTGAGCAGCGTGATCAGCGGCTGTCTGTGCTCAATCGCGTGTTGCGGCACAATATCAGCAATGATCTCACAGTAATCACGGGAACGCTAGAAAGTCTCGCTGAGACGGCTGACATAAAAAAACCAAAACAAGAACGGATCCACTCCGCGATCCAACATTGCGAAAAAATTGTGGAAATATCGGAGAAGGCCCGGTATATCCGACAGACGATTGGCCGGAGTCGAACCGAGCAAATAGAACTTGGATCAGTTATTGATCGAGCCATCGACCAACTACAAATCGACTATCCGGATGCAAACATTACTGTTTCTGGGCCCTGCGATATCGACGTGTTCGCCGACGAAAACTTCGATATTGCCGTCAATGAGATACTAACGGTCCTCGCCCGGTTGCAGGATGCTGATCAAGCGACTGTCTCACTCACTATTTCGACACCGCGCTTGGACACTGCGACATTGACGTTCCACGCGCCGGGCGTCGTAATCCCAGAGCGGGAACAGAAGGCGATTCAACAGGAATACGAGACAGAATTAGAACACGGAGACGATATCAGTATCTGGTTAATTAAGTGGATTGTCGAGAATGCCCACGGGAGCCTGAGCTTCCCGACCAAACAGCCTGAAGATCCGCAGTTCGAGTTACGGATACGCCGACTTACTGAATAA
- a CDS encoding NYN domain-containing protein has protein sequence MNLFRRFLGDRGGDGPDRAGVFVDGPNVFRSEFDVDLDDIRRIGESYGSLAATRLYVDENASPGLIQAAEARGFEVVTTSGDVDVRLAVDATEAVVADRIDVLVVASRDTDFKPVLEVAAREGVTTVALAPGEHGRSDALQNAAHDALSLRGDVE, from the coding sequence ATGAACCTGTTTCGCCGGTTTCTGGGCGATCGCGGGGGTGACGGGCCAGACCGGGCGGGCGTGTTCGTCGACGGGCCCAACGTCTTCCGCAGCGAGTTCGACGTCGACCTGGACGACATCCGTCGGATCGGCGAGTCCTACGGGTCGCTGGCGGCGACGCGTCTGTACGTCGACGAGAACGCCTCGCCGGGTCTCATCCAGGCCGCGGAGGCCCGGGGCTTCGAGGTGGTGACGACGAGTGGCGACGTCGACGTGCGCCTGGCCGTCGATGCGACGGAGGCTGTCGTCGCCGACCGCATCGACGTCCTCGTCGTCGCCTCGCGGGACACGGACTTCAAACCGGTACTGGAGGTGGCCGCCAGGGAGGGCGTCACGACCGTCGCCCTGGCCCCCGGCGAGCACGGGCGCTCGGACGCGCTCCAGAACGCCGCCCACGACGCGCTCTCGCTGCGGGGCGACGTCGAGTAG
- a CDS encoding TatD family hydrolase, whose product MEIDDTPVLDNHLHLDPVNGRGVEAAAEFAEHGGTHLLVLNKPSWMLVETATDERTFREGFDLTVAVTREASGVLPGRAWPVLGVHPALISKLVDEGYEPEEARDIMQAGLDVAAEYVADGTALALKTGRPHYDVDAAVWEAANEVMRYGFELAADRGCAVQLHTEGGEDFETVAEWGEAAGLDRRQVVKHYSGGRLRGPTKSVLADKDELEIAIEEGDPFLMETDYIDDPDRPGAVLGPKTVPRRVRWLLEAGHGGAVRTAHVETPRDVYGIDTEATLERN is encoded by the coding sequence ATGGAGATCGACGACACGCCGGTGCTCGACAACCACCTGCACCTGGATCCCGTCAACGGTCGGGGCGTCGAAGCCGCCGCGGAGTTCGCCGAGCACGGCGGGACCCACCTGCTCGTGTTGAACAAACCCTCGTGGATGCTCGTCGAGACGGCGACTGACGAGAGAACGTTCCGCGAGGGGTTCGACCTCACCGTCGCGGTCACCCGCGAGGCGTCCGGCGTGCTCCCGGGCCGGGCCTGGCCGGTGCTGGGCGTTCACCCGGCGCTGATTTCGAAACTCGTCGACGAGGGCTACGAGCCCGAGGAGGCCCGTGACATCATGCAGGCGGGCCTGGACGTCGCCGCCGAGTACGTCGCCGACGGGACGGCGCTGGCCCTCAAGACCGGGCGGCCCCACTACGACGTGGACGCGGCCGTCTGGGAGGCCGCGAACGAGGTGATGCGCTACGGGTTCGAACTCGCAGCCGACCGGGGCTGTGCCGTCCAGTTGCACACCGAGGGCGGCGAGGACTTCGAGACCGTCGCCGAGTGGGGCGAGGCGGCCGGGCTCGACCGGCGACAGGTCGTCAAGCACTACTCGGGCGGTCGTCTGCGTGGCCCGACGAAGTCGGTGCTCGCAGACAAGGACGAGCTCGAGATAGCCATCGAGGAAGGCGACCCGTTCCTGATGGAGACGGACTACATCGACGACCCCGACCGGCCGGGGGCGGTGCTCGGCCCGAAGACGGTCCCCCGCCGGGTCCGGTGGCTGCTGGAGGCGGGCCACGGGGGAGCAGTCCGGACGGCCCACGTCGAGACGCCCCGGGACGTCTACGGCATCGACACCGAGGCGACCCTGGAGCGCAATTGA
- a CDS encoding phosphate uptake regulator PhoU gives METRKVQVTGGSTYTVSLPKEWATENGVSAGSVVEFHDEEDLLLLSPRRENDRVEGTLDVGGMDEAHELTRAVMTMYVSGFDVIRLEAPRITAEQRRTVRDATQGLVGLEVIEETADHIVLQDLLDSSELSVHNAITRMRLVSLTMLDDAVEALVEDDDDLAEDVIHRDEDVDRLWYMVSRVFRTVLRNPTAANEIGFPRETVFDYQSSARQLERIADHATKIANLALDVGEISGDTADLLDQLREEATAVPETAMDALLAEDSDEAVELANKARGKIRDVDDTAREVDGEIREFDPQSAQVLGLVVDSLSRTADYGGNIAESALQKAAPRP, from the coding sequence ATGGAGACACGCAAGGTCCAGGTCACGGGTGGATCGACGTACACCGTCTCGCTCCCGAAGGAGTGGGCGACCGAGAACGGTGTCAGCGCGGGGAGCGTCGTCGAGTTCCACGACGAGGAAGATCTCCTGTTGCTGTCGCCGCGCCGCGAGAACGACCGCGTCGAGGGGACCCTCGACGTCGGCGGGATGGACGAGGCCCACGAGCTGACGCGGGCCGTGATGACGATGTACGTCAGCGGCTTCGACGTCATCAGGCTCGAAGCCCCGCGAATCACGGCCGAACAGCGCCGGACGGTCCGTGACGCCACCCAGGGACTGGTCGGCCTGGAGGTCATCGAGGAGACGGCGGACCACATCGTCCTCCAGGACCTGCTCGACTCCTCGGAGCTGTCGGTCCACAACGCCATCACCCGGATGCGACTGGTCTCGCTGACGATGCTCGACGACGCCGTCGAGGCACTCGTCGAGGACGACGACGATCTGGCGGAGGACGTCATCCACCGCGACGAGGACGTCGACCGCCTCTGGTACATGGTCTCGCGCGTGTTCCGGACGGTCCTCCGGAACCCGACCGCCGCCAACGAGATCGGCTTCCCTCGCGAGACGGTGTTCGACTACCAGTCCAGCGCGCGCCAGCTCGAGCGCATCGCGGACCACGCGACCAAGATCGCCAACCTCGCGCTGGACGTCGGGGAGATATCCGGCGACACCGCAGACCTGCTCGACCAGTTGCGAGAGGAGGCCACTGCCGTCCCCGAGACGGCGATGGACGCGCTCCTGGCCGAGGACTCCGACGAGGCCGTCGAACTTGCCAACAAGGCCCGCGGGAAGATACGCGACGTCGACGACACCGCCCGCGAGGTCGACGGCGAGATCAGGGAGTTCGACCCACAGAGCGCCCAGGTACTGGGCCTCGTGGTCGACTCGCTGTCGCGCACCGCCGACTACGGGGGAAACATCGCCGAGAGCGCCCTCCAGAAGGCCGCACCGCGTCCCTGA
- the ppk1 gene encoding polyphosphate kinase 1 — protein sequence MDNEESQLPEPYDPGDVSLDDPSLYLNRELSELAYQRRVLHEALDDRNPLLERVRFLAIVTRNLDEFVMKRIGGLKQQIEAGVTEETADGRTPVEQFEEVHDTLAPMLERQTACYEATIRPALADEGIYVLDYDDLDAGEQSRVRDYFEESVLPTLTPLSFDPAHPFPFISNRSLSLAVLTRRPDAEDPTFTRVKIPPNQSRLVQIGDDHRYVLLEEVIRANLDLLLPNVDIIDTALFRLTRNAEVRRNEEVAEDLIDMIEEVLEQRRFATVVRMEIEADTHPRIRETLQRQLELEDREIYPLTGPLDYREFMSLTDLERPDLKLEPWTPQPHPRLEQSSGDPFGDHEDGPRTSVFDDIDDGDILLHHPYHDFGQTVQRFLSAAAEDPDVLAVKAAIYRTASDSQVIQSLIDAAENGKQVAVMVELKARFDEQNNLEWVRRLEENGIHVAYGTIGLKTHTKTALVVREEDDGVNLYSHVGTGNYHSETAKGYVDLGLLTEDRDIGQDLVTLFNSFTGPGMDEQFRKLLIAPVTMRREFTRFIRREAQHALEGRRARIVVKINGLEDPDIVEELYRASMAGVDVDLVVRDICRLRPDLEGISENVEVHSLVGRFLEHSRIYYFENGGDPEYYIGSADWMTRNLDSRVEAVAPVEDRDIRRQLKFNLELILADNSKRWLMGSDGRYHQQTPDEDDPVVNTQAILMREAMKADRNEDVVTGVPSDYPVDGDLLVAPVDDGDAGGAGTADGTGTDEPAANGGRTAEAPLERFAEHWYVPDSDTYDYAVRTPDGDRRYLKTSDGAAAALKRYYG from the coding sequence ATGGACAACGAGGAGTCGCAGCTTCCCGAACCCTACGACCCGGGAGACGTGTCGCTCGACGACCCGTCGCTGTATCTGAACCGCGAACTGAGCGAACTCGCCTACCAGCGCCGCGTCCTGCACGAGGCGCTGGACGACCGGAACCCGCTGCTCGAACGGGTCCGGTTCCTGGCCATCGTCACGCGGAACCTAGACGAGTTCGTGATGAAACGCATCGGTGGGCTAAAACAGCAGATAGAGGCCGGCGTGACCGAGGAGACGGCCGACGGTCGGACGCCGGTCGAGCAGTTCGAGGAGGTCCACGACACGCTGGCGCCGATGCTCGAACGGCAGACGGCGTGTTACGAGGCGACGATCCGGCCGGCACTTGCCGACGAGGGCATCTACGTCCTCGACTACGACGACCTGGACGCTGGCGAGCAATCCCGGGTACGTGACTACTTCGAGGAGTCGGTGTTGCCGACGCTGACGCCGCTCTCGTTCGACCCGGCACACCCGTTCCCGTTCATCTCCAACCGCTCGCTGTCGCTCGCCGTGCTGACCCGTCGACCAGACGCCGAGGACCCGACGTTCACGCGAGTGAAGATTCCGCCGAACCAGTCCCGGCTGGTCCAGATCGGCGACGACCACCGCTACGTGCTCCTAGAGGAGGTCATCAGGGCGAACCTCGACCTGCTGTTGCCCAACGTCGATATCATCGACACGGCGCTGTTTCGCCTCACGCGCAATGCGGAGGTCCGGCGCAACGAGGAGGTCGCCGAGGACCTCATCGACATGATCGAGGAGGTGCTCGAACAGCGCCGCTTTGCCACGGTCGTGCGCATGGAAATCGAGGCCGACACACACCCGCGGATTCGCGAGACGCTCCAGCGACAGCTCGAGCTCGAGGACCGCGAAATCTACCCGCTCACGGGACCGCTCGATTACCGCGAGTTCATGTCGCTGACCGACTTGGAGCGCCCGGACCTGAAACTCGAGCCGTGGACGCCACAGCCCCACCCGCGGCTCGAGCAGTCGAGCGGCGACCCCTTCGGTGACCACGAGGACGGTCCCCGGACCAGCGTCTTCGACGACATCGACGACGGCGACATCCTCCTGCACCACCCGTACCACGACTTCGGGCAGACCGTCCAGCGGTTCCTCTCGGCGGCGGCCGAAGACCCCGACGTACTCGCGGTCAAGGCCGCCATCTATCGGACCGCCAGCGACTCACAGGTCATCCAGTCACTCATCGACGCCGCCGAGAACGGGAAACAGGTCGCGGTGATGGTCGAGCTGAAGGCACGCTTCGACGAGCAGAACAACCTCGAGTGGGTCAGGCGACTCGAGGAGAACGGCATCCACGTCGCCTACGGCACCATCGGCCTGAAGACCCACACCAAGACGGCGCTCGTCGTCCGCGAGGAGGACGACGGCGTCAATCTCTATTCCCACGTGGGCACCGGAAACTACCACTCCGAGACGGCCAAAGGCTACGTCGACCTGGGCCTGCTGACCGAGGACCGCGACATCGGTCAGGACCTGGTGACGCTGTTTAACTCCTTTACCGGGCCGGGAATGGACGAGCAGTTCCGCAAACTGCTCATCGCGCCGGTGACCATGCGCCGGGAGTTCACCCGCTTCATCCGCCGCGAAGCGCAGCATGCCCTCGAAGGAAGGCGGGCCAGAATCGTCGTGAAGATAAACGGACTCGAGGACCCCGATATCGTCGAAGAACTGTACCGGGCGTCGATGGCCGGCGTGGACGTCGATCTTGTCGTGCGGGACATCTGTCGGTTGCGACCCGACCTCGAGGGCATCAGCGAGAACGTCGAGGTCCACTCGCTGGTCGGGCGGTTCCTCGAACACTCCCGTATCTATTACTTCGAGAACGGCGGCGACCCCGAGTACTACATCGGTAGCGCCGACTGGATGACGCGTAACCTGGACAGCCGCGTCGAGGCGGTGGCCCCGGTCGAGGACCGCGACATCCGCCGGCAGCTGAAGTTCAACCTCGAGCTCATCTTAGCGGACAACAGCAAGCGCTGGCTGATGGGCAGCGACGGTCGGTACCACCAGCAGACGCCCGACGAGGACGACCCCGTCGTCAACACGCAGGCGATTCTGATGCGGGAGGCGATGAAGGCCGACCGGAACGAGGACGTGGTCACGGGCGTCCCGAGCGACTACCCGGTCGACGGCGACCTGCTCGTTGCACCAGTCGACGACGGGGACGCCGGGGGTGCGGGCACGGCGGACGGGACGGGGACCGACGAACCAGCGGCCAACGGTGGCCGGACGGCGGAGGCTCCCCTCGAGCGGTTCGCCGAGCACTGGTACGTCCCCGACAGCGACACGTACGACTACGCGGTGCGGACACCGGACGGCGACCGAAGGTACCTGAAGACGAGCGACGGCGCGGCGGCGGCCCTGAAACGGTACTACGGCTGA
- a CDS encoding metallophosphoesterase family protein, with protein sequence MDAGPTLNPTVDASHRRIDATQWENIYVVGDVHGCRDTLERLLGHLDPREDELVVFVGDLVRKGPDSKGVVDLVRERPNLLSVRGNNEQKLVDGRKSIDALTDEDLAFIESMPVVVSWDGAMVAHGGVDHRKPVVEHSLTELLNMRSLVPDGSYDRPYWFEERREGPRVFFGHTVLAEPHVTDYAVGLDTGCVYGGQLTAYDTAARKLISVDPPETYEERSSDSIVEPRPVPLP encoded by the coding sequence ATGGACGCTGGACCTACGCTCAATCCGACGGTCGATGCATCACACCGACGAATCGACGCGACGCAGTGGGAAAACATCTACGTGGTCGGGGACGTTCACGGGTGCCGTGACACCCTCGAGCGACTCCTCGGGCACCTCGACCCCCGCGAGGACGAACTGGTCGTCTTCGTCGGTGACCTCGTCCGCAAGGGCCCCGACAGCAAGGGCGTCGTCGACCTCGTCCGCGAGCGACCGAACCTCCTCAGCGTCCGCGGGAACAACGAACAAAAGCTCGTCGACGGGCGCAAGTCCATCGACGCGCTGACCGACGAGGACCTCGCTTTCATCGAGTCGATGCCGGTGGTCGTCTCGTGGGACGGCGCCATGGTCGCCCACGGCGGCGTCGACCACCGGAAACCGGTCGTCGAACACTCGCTGACGGAACTGCTGAACATGCGTTCGCTCGTCCCGGACGGGAGCTACGACCGGCCCTACTGGTTCGAGGAGCGCCGCGAGGGCCCCCGCGTCTTCTTCGGTCACACCGTCCTCGCCGAACCCCACGTCACCGACTACGCGGTCGGCCTGGACACCGGCTGTGTCTACGGCGGGCAACTGACCGCCTACGACACTGCTGCGCGGAAACTGATATCCGTCGACCCGCCGGAGACCTACGAGGAACGGTCGTCGGACAGCATCGTCGAGCCCCGACCCGTCCCGCTGCCATAG
- a CDS encoding 30S ribosomal protein S8e: MKDQGRSPRKRTGGRRRPNHKKKKHELGKESTETQVGDQKLKVVDSRGNTSKVRAVTTNVASVADGAETVEATIENVVENPSNPNYARRNIITKGALVETSEGTARVTSRPGQDGQVNAVLE, from the coding sequence ATGAAAGACCAGGGACGCTCCCCTCGCAAGCGGACTGGCGGTCGTCGGCGACCGAACCACAAGAAGAAGAAACACGAGCTGGGCAAGGAGTCCACCGAGACCCAGGTCGGCGACCAGAAGCTGAAGGTCGTCGACTCCCGCGGCAACACCAGCAAGGTGCGTGCCGTCACCACGAACGTCGCGAGCGTCGCCGACGGCGCAGAGACGGTCGAAGCGACCATCGAGAACGTCGTCGAGAACCCCTCGAACCCCAACTACGCCCGCCGGAACATCATCACGAAGGGCGCGCTCGTCGAGACGTCCGAGGGCACGGCCCGCGTGACGTCCCGACCCGGCCAGGACGGCCAGGTCAACGCCGTCCTCGAGTAG
- a CDS encoding DUF2240 family protein, whose product MSLKTAVAAPFRQRGTERMAESEFVVALSLDRSWFSPDQAKTLVDIAASEGLVERDGDDLVAVFDPGGVDVPDGFAPGEEILQSRSTFERVLDSVLETGVEKQTAVAEINALQSELGLTLEAAAVVYARSEGVDVTAVAAEVREGL is encoded by the coding sequence ATGAGCCTCAAGACGGCCGTGGCCGCGCCGTTCCGCCAGCGCGGCACGGAACGGATGGCCGAAAGCGAGTTCGTCGTCGCGCTCTCGCTGGACCGGAGCTGGTTCTCGCCCGACCAGGCCAAGACGCTGGTCGACATCGCCGCCAGCGAGGGGCTGGTCGAACGCGACGGCGACGACCTCGTGGCCGTCTTCGACCCCGGGGGCGTCGACGTGCCGGACGGGTTCGCGCCGGGCGAGGAGATACTCCAGTCGCGGTCGACGTTCGAGCGCGTCCTCGACTCGGTGCTGGAGACCGGCGTCGAGAAACAGACGGCGGTCGCCGAGATAAACGCCCTCCAGTCCGAGCTCGGACTGACCCTGGAGGCCGCGGCGGTCGTCTACGCCCGCAGCGAGGGCGTCGACGTCACGGCCGTCGCCGCGGAGGTCCGGGAGGGGTTGTGA
- the pyrF gene encoding orotidine-5'-phosphate decarboxylase yields MHFFDRLADRISAADSVVSVGLDPDPDRLPEAVRDADLPRWQFNRRIIDATHEHAACYKPNAAFYEDADGWRALEETIAYAHGRDVPVLLDAKRGDIGNTARQYARMLDDEDGPAADAITVNPFLGRDSLEPFLKRADRGVFVLGRTSNPGGADLQDLELATGEPLYERVVHLADLWNENGNVGLVVGATNPDELESIRELVPDIPFLVPGIGAQGGDAEAAVEHGLADGVGLVNSSRGIIFAGEDARGDFFDAAGQSAKQLKRRLNQFR; encoded by the coding sequence ATGCACTTCTTCGACCGACTCGCAGACCGTATCTCTGCCGCCGACAGCGTCGTCTCGGTGGGTCTCGACCCCGACCCGGACCGGTTGCCCGAGGCCGTCCGCGACGCCGACCTCCCGCGCTGGCAGTTCAACCGCCGTATCATCGATGCGACCCACGAACACGCCGCCTGTTACAAACCGAACGCGGCGTTCTACGAGGACGCCGACGGCTGGCGGGCGCTCGAGGAGACCATCGCGTACGCCCACGGGCGGGACGTGCCCGTGTTGCTCGACGCGAAGCGGGGCGACATCGGCAACACCGCCCGCCAGTACGCCCGGATGCTCGACGACGAGGACGGGCCGGCGGCCGACGCCATCACTGTCAACCCGTTCCTCGGGCGCGACTCGCTCGAGCCGTTCCTCAAACGGGCCGACAGGGGCGTGTTCGTTCTCGGCCGGACCTCCAACCCCGGTGGCGCGGACCTCCAGGACCTCGAACTGGCCACCGGCGAACCGCTGTACGAACGGGTGGTCCACCTCGCCGACCTCTGGAACGAGAACGGCAACGTGGGGCTCGTCGTCGGCGCGACCAACCCGGACGAACTCGAGTCCATCCGCGAACTGGTGCCGGACATCCCGTTCCTCGTCCCCGGGATCGGCGCCCAGGGCGGCGACGCCGAGGCCGCCGTCGAACACGGCCTGGCCGACGGCGTCGGGCTGGTCAACTCCTCGCGAGGCATCATCTTCGCCGGCGAGGACGCCCGTGGCGACTTCTTCGACGCCGCCGGCCAGTCGGCAAAACAGCTCAAGCGACGGCTCAACCAGTTCCGGTAG
- a CDS encoding J domain-containing protein, which translates to MQYERLITGVAAVFAVLTVALTAVGLFANPAVLFLAAMFAASTYFMYYHLSGKMAASVYERVERRAATGNGRGGFGAGPREAWRPPRDGQGATARERARGARQQRRQRRTRTRQQGQRRQRVQQSRGLSTAEAYRRLGLDPSADQRAVKQAYREKVKEVHPDTEAGSESEFKRVKAAYETLTDD; encoded by the coding sequence GTGCAGTACGAGCGGCTCATCACGGGCGTGGCGGCGGTGTTCGCAGTGCTGACGGTCGCACTCACAGCCGTGGGCCTGTTCGCGAACCCGGCCGTGCTCTTTCTCGCGGCGATGTTCGCGGCCTCGACGTACTTCATGTACTACCACCTCAGCGGGAAGATGGCCGCGAGCGTCTACGAGCGCGTCGAGCGCCGGGCAGCCACCGGGAACGGACGCGGGGGGTTCGGCGCCGGCCCGCGTGAGGCGTGGCGACCGCCGCGCGACGGCCAGGGTGCGACGGCCCGGGAACGGGCGCGGGGCGCACGACAGCAGCGCCGACAGCGGAGGACGCGAACCCGCCAGCAGGGCCAGCGCCGCCAGCGCGTCCAGCAGTCACGTGGGCTGTCGACCGCAGAGGCGTACCGACGACTGGGACTGGACCCGAGTGCCGACCAGCGAGCGGTCAAGCAGGCCTACCGCGAGAAGGTCAAGGAGGTCCACCCGGACACCGAGGCCGGCAGCGAGTCGGAGTTCAAGCGGGTGAAGGCGGCCTACGAGACGCTGACCGACGACTGA
- a CDS encoding phosphoglycolate phosphatase has protein sequence MAAHSDVPPLVVDIDGTLTDSHRAIDPRVFPVLRSWPDRVVVATGKAMPFSVALCEFLGVERTIVAENGGVVFVEATDTLTLEGDRDAALAVTDAYREAGHDLGFGRVDLANRWRETEVIVNIDQPLAPLERFATGRGLRVLDTGFAYHVVDPSVDKGRGLETVCAELDRTPAEFLAVGDSENDAELFDVAGESVAVANADEAARSRADRVTDAAYADGFLEAVGPYRG, from the coding sequence ATGGCCGCCCACAGCGACGTCCCGCCGCTGGTCGTCGACATCGACGGAACGCTGACAGACAGCCACCGCGCCATCGACCCGCGCGTGTTCCCGGTCCTGCGGTCGTGGCCGGATCGCGTCGTCGTCGCGACGGGGAAGGCCATGCCCTTTTCCGTCGCTCTCTGTGAGTTCCTCGGCGTCGAACGGACCATCGTCGCCGAGAACGGGGGCGTGGTGTTCGTCGAGGCGACGGACACGCTCACGCTGGAGGGCGACAGGGACGCTGCGCTCGCGGTCACCGACGCCTACCGCGAGGCGGGCCACGACCTCGGCTTTGGCCGCGTGGACCTCGCGAACCGCTGGCGCGAGACGGAAGTGATCGTGAACATCGACCAGCCGCTGGCGCCGCTCGAGCGGTTCGCGACCGGGCGGGGCCTGCGCGTCCTCGATACCGGGTTCGCCTACCACGTCGTCGACCCGAGCGTCGACAAGGGCCGTGGATTGGAGACGGTCTGTGCGGAGCTGGACCGGACGCCGGCCGAGTTCCTCGCGGTGGGCGACTCCGAGAACGACGCCGAGCTGTTCGACGTTGCCGGCGAGTCGGTGGCCGTCGCGAACGCCGACGAGGCGGCGCGGTCACGGGCCGACCGCGTGACCGACGCCGCTTACGCAGACGGATTCCTCGAGGCCGTCGGGCCGTATCGGGGCTGA